A segment of the Chryseobacterium scophthalmum genome:
TGCAGGATTGGTTGGGAGAAATGTGATGTCACACGAAAAAACCTGGTCAAAACAGAATTCTGCGACCGAGCTTGAGCATAAATTAGGCGAAAATATCTGGTGGCTTATCGTTTTGGCAGACCGCACCGGAATTGATATTAAAGAAGCGTTAGATCAATTTTTAACCAAAACAGAAAAACTATTCTAATGAGTTATTGTTCAGCAGTCGAAAGAATGCAGCCTGAAAGCAGAAAAGAGTTGCACAAAAAATATCACGACAATCATTACGGATTTCCGATTCATGATGATAATGAATTGTTTGGAAGGTTAATTATGGAGATCAATCAGGCAGGATTGAGCTGGGAAACTATTTTAAAAAAAGAAGAAGGTTTCAGAAATGCTTATGATAATTTTAATATCGAAAAAATTGCCGCTTATAGTGAAGAAGACCGAGAAAGGTTATTAAGCGATCCCGGAATTATCAGAAATAAACTAAAGGTAAATGCTGCCATTGAAAATGCAAAAACGATTATAGAACTTCAAAAAGAATTCGGGTCTTTTGAGAAATGGCTGGAACATCATCATCCCAAAACTTTACAGGAATGGATGAAACTGTTCAAAAAAACTTTCAAATTTACAGGTGGCGAAATCGTGAATGAGTTTTTAATGAGCATTGGTTTTCTAAAAGGTGCGCACGCAGAAGATTGCGTTGTGAATGAGGCGATCTTAAAGCATGATCCGATGTGGAGGAAAGGGTCGGTTGTATAGTTAAAGGGTTTGTTAGAAGTTGGAATTATTCTTTTTTATTTTTAATTACGAAGACAATAAGTAACTGGATAATTTTCAAATAAATAAATCTTAATAATAAAACACACAATGCTAATTTTAATATATTCCACAAAGAACTAATATTTAGATATCCTAAAATTCTGATAGAAATAAAAGCAGGTATTAGAAATGCTGAAAACTTTATAAGGTACATCATCAAATAGTATAAAAATGACTTATTTCCAATTTGAGAATGACTTAAAGATGTTCGAATTTCATTTAAAGTCTCTACACCACTAATTTTGCCTATTGTAATTACATAATTTGAACGCATATTAAAAAAATTAGTTAATAAATATATTTTGAAGATCTCTTTTTTTGTAAAGTTTTACATTTTAATCAATATCCATAACCAACATAGTCAATTCCCTTCTCTTTAAAAAATGCGTTATAATTTTCTACTTCCTCATTCACTGTTTCCAAATCTTTTAACAGACTTTCTTTTTCAAAAAGCCATGTTTTGTTATTGTTCAGATTTGTCCATTCTATATATTGTTGATTGATATGTTTTACTTGAATTCCTCTTTTCCATCCACTACATTCAGGAATTCCTCAACAACAAGAAAATATTTCAAACTCTCCTTCAGCTTCTAAACTATCGAGAAATTCAGAAATGTTTATAATATCACTGTCCACGTAAGGTTTTCCTTCGCTGTTAAATCTAATTTCAAGATCTCCCTGCATCCAAATTCTACCTTTTCCCATTTGACAGGCGGTGACTACCAATTCTAAATAAAAATTATCGAGCTGTGGATTCATTAGTATGTTAAAAGTTTAGTTGCTAAAATAGAATTATTTATAATGCAGATAAAACTTATTTTCAAAAATCTCCTGCGGATCATATTTTCTCTTAAGCGCAAAGAAAGAATCTGATTGAGGATAGACTTTTCTCATTTTTGTTTTATCGATATGAAGGCGGTAAGGAAGGTAAAAAGTACCTTCATTTTTGATGGTCATATCAAGTAATTTGTTGGTTACTATTTTCATTTTGTTTTCCTGTTTTGCCGTTTTCTTTTGGTTAAACAGTAAAACAAAACCAAAAACATGTTCTCTTGCATAGTTCATGTAGCTGTTTTCATCTTTGTCTACGGCTCGAATGGTGATATTTAATAGATCTATTTCAGAATCCTTTAAAATAGGTTTTATATCTTTTATAAACTGATTAAAATTTCTTTCAGGAATAAAATATTCATGCAGAAGATCGGTCGAATTGGGGTCTTTATTTTCTATCAGCGAAACATGACCATTTAATAATTCGTTGCGGGTAAAAACAGTGTTGTTTAAAATTGCATTCATTCCGGTTTCCAAATCCCAGCGAAGCCTTTTTCCGTATTCGCTATTCACCGTA
Coding sequences within it:
- a CDS encoding MazG-like protein, translating into MDQNNLDKIIERSLEIRKKYHELEVQQNGSEWTLEQDTLAYLTDAGLVGRNVMSHEKTWSKQNSATELEHKLGENIWWLIVLADRTGIDIKEALDQFLTKTEKLF
- a CDS encoding DNA-3-methyladenine glycosylase I, with translation MSYCSAVERMQPESRKELHKKYHDNHYGFPIHDDNELFGRLIMEINQAGLSWETILKKEEGFRNAYDNFNIEKIAAYSEEDRERLLSDPGIIRNKLKVNAAIENAKTIIELQKEFGSFEKWLEHHHPKTLQEWMKLFKKTFKFTGGEIVNEFLMSIGFLKGAHAEDCVVNEAILKHDPMWRKGSVV